A stretch of the Nicotiana tabacum cultivar K326 chromosome 6, ASM71507v2, whole genome shotgun sequence genome encodes the following:
- the LOC142181935 gene encoding uncharacterized protein LOC142181935: MHNFNKAEDSDLWDVICDGPFVPTKNLGDPVVAIPKTMNDYNDTDRKAIEENFHPKKILACGIRLDEYNRILACQSTKEIWEALQTAHKGTTQVKQSKIDMLTTEYELFRMKDDESIQDMHTRFSSIINELRSLGEIVPRNKLVRKILSVLPSSWESKVNDITEAKTCRH, translated from the coding sequence ATGCACAACTTCAATAAGGCTGAAGATTCTGATCTATGGGATGTTATATGTGACGGACCCTTTGTTCCTACCAAGAACCTTGGCGACCCAGTTGTAGCCATCCCCAAGACGATGAATGATTACAATGACACTGATCGAAAGGCCATAGAAGAAAATTTTCATCCAAAGAAAATTCTTGCTTGTGGTATTCGTCTTGATGAATATAACAGGATATTAGCATGTCAATCCACAAAAGAAATATGGGAGGCTCTTCAGACAGCTCACAAGGGAACAACACAAGTGAAACAATCCAAGATTGATATGCTCACAACTGAATATGAGCTCTTCAGaatgaaagatgatgaatccATCCAAGATATGCATACTCGATTCTCCTCTATCATCAATGAGCTTCGCTCTCTTGGTGAAATTGTTCCAAGAAACAAGCTTGTCAGGAAAATCCTTAGTGTACTAcccagttcttgggaaagcaaagtaaatgacattacagaGGCGAAAACTTGCAGACACTGA